Proteins from a single region of Nerophis lumbriciformis linkage group LG36, RoL_Nlum_v2.1, whole genome shotgun sequence:
- the LOC133576953 gene encoding A-type potassium channel modulatory protein KCNIP1-like isoform X3 encodes MGLVMGTFSMQSKQVSYLKDKADDDLEMTMVCHRPEGLHQLEAQTNFSKQELQVLYRGFKNECPSGIVSEETFKQIYSQFFPHGDASAYAHYLFNAFDSAQTGSIKFEDFVTALSILLRGSITEKLQWTFNLYDINRDGYINKEEMTDIVRAIYDMMGKYTYPVLRTDAHKQHVDAFFQKMDKNRDGVVTLDEFILSCQEVYLLFPSLSSTTTLLTPLLVVVVVVCTLPAQV; translated from the exons ACAAAGCTGACGATGACCTGGAGATGACCATGGTGTGCCATCGACCGGAGGGCCTCCACCAGCTGGAGGCTCAGACCAATTTTAGTAAACAAGAACTCCAAGTGCTCTACAGGGGCTTCAAGAAC GAGTGTCCAAGTGGAATCGTCAGCGAAGAAACCTTCAAGCAGATCTACTCCCAGTTCTTTCCTCACGGAG ACGCCAGCGCCTACGCACATTACTTGTTTAACGCCTTCGACTCGGCGCAGACAGGATCCATAAAGTTCGAG GACTTTGTGACGGCTCTGTCCATCCTGCTGAGAGGGTCCATCACAGAGAAGCTCCAGTGGACCTTTAACCTCTACGACATCAACCGAGACGGGTACATCAATAAAGAG GAGATGACAGACATCGTCCGGGCCATTTATGACATGATGGGGAAGTACACTTACCCGGTCTTGAGAACGGACGCACACAAGCAGCATGTTGATGCTTTCTTTCAG AAAATGGACAAAAACAGAGACGGCGTGGTCACCCTGGATGAATTCATCCTTTCTTGTCAAGAGGTATACCTTCTATTCCCTTCCCTCAGCTCGACTACAACGTTGTTGACACCACttctcgtcgtcgtcgtcgttgtTTGCACTTTGCCAGCGCAGGTGTGA
- the LOC133576953 gene encoding A-type potassium channel modulatory protein KCNIP1-like isoform X2, with protein sequence MGAVVGTLTMQTKQQRRPSSDKADDDLEMTMVCHRPEGLHQLEAQTNFSKQELQVLYRGFKNECPSGIVSEETFKQIYSQFFPHGDASAYAHYLFNAFDSAQTGSIKFEDFVTALSILLRGSITEKLQWTFNLYDINRDGYINKEEMTDIVRAIYDMMGKYTYPVLRTDAHKQHVDAFFQKMDKNRDGVVTLDEFILSCQEVYLLFPSLSSTTTLLTPLLVVVVVVCTLPAQV encoded by the exons ACAAAGCTGACGATGACCTGGAGATGACCATGGTGTGCCATCGACCGGAGGGCCTCCACCAGCTGGAGGCTCAGACCAATTTTAGTAAACAAGAACTCCAAGTGCTCTACAGGGGCTTCAAGAAC GAGTGTCCAAGTGGAATCGTCAGCGAAGAAACCTTCAAGCAGATCTACTCCCAGTTCTTTCCTCACGGAG ACGCCAGCGCCTACGCACATTACTTGTTTAACGCCTTCGACTCGGCGCAGACAGGATCCATAAAGTTCGAG GACTTTGTGACGGCTCTGTCCATCCTGCTGAGAGGGTCCATCACAGAGAAGCTCCAGTGGACCTTTAACCTCTACGACATCAACCGAGACGGGTACATCAATAAAGAG GAGATGACAGACATCGTCCGGGCCATTTATGACATGATGGGGAAGTACACTTACCCGGTCTTGAGAACGGACGCACACAAGCAGCATGTTGATGCTTTCTTTCAG AAAATGGACAAAAACAGAGACGGCGTGGTCACCCTGGATGAATTCATCCTTTCTTGTCAAGAGGTATACCTTCTATTCCCTTCCCTCAGCTCGACTACAACGTTGTTGACACCACttctcgtcgtcgtcgtcgttgtTTGCACTTTGCCAGCGCAGGTGTGA
- the LOC133577003 gene encoding T-cell leukemia homeobox protein 3-like, whose protein sequence is MEQSPSPPPKPAQHEPISFGIDQILGAAAEPTESGAGRQRDAGSGDGYYSLGSPARTCTPSYTALSISFSGIVPPVDALHGSVYGDGRSVGGRGVIRVPAHRPLTAPGPAAPVQSAVPGFGGLCFPWIGNRFAKDRISAALVPFSVTRRIGHPYQNRTPPKRKKPRTSFSRVQICELEKRFHRQKYLASAERAALAKSLKMTDAQVKTWFQNRRTKWRRQTAEEREAERQQANRLILQLQQSALHKSLGESAVADPLCAHNSSLYALQNLQPWAEERE, encoded by the exons ATGGAGCAATCACCGAGTCCTCCTCCGAAACCTGCCCAGCATGAGCCCATCAGCTTCGGCATCGACCAGATCCTAGGAGCCGCCGCGGAGCCGACGGAGAGCGGAGCGGGACGACAGCGCGATGCCGGCAGCGGGGATGGTTACTACAGCCTGGGGAGTCCCGCCCGGACCTGCACGCCTTCATACACGGCTCTGTCCATCTCCTTCTCCGGCATCGTGCCCCCGGTGGACGCGCTCCACGGCTCCGTGTACGGGGACGGCAGGAGTGTTGGCGGCCGAGGAGTGATTCGAGTGCCGGCCCACAGACCGCTGACAGCCCCCGGACCTGCGGCCCCGGTGCAGAGCGCCGTGCCCGGGTTTGGAGGGCTCTGTTTCCCCTGGATAGGGAACCGCTTTGCTAAGGACAGAATATcag CTGCTCTGGTTCCCTTCTCGGTCACCAGGCGGATAGGTCACCCCTACCAGAACCGGACCCCCCCTAAGAGGAAAAAGCCCCGCACGTCCTTCTCCAGGGTGCAGATCTGCGAGCTGGAGAAGAGGTTCCACCGCCAGAAGTACTTGGCCAGCGCCGAGAGGGCCGCCTTGGCCAAGAGCCTCAAGATGACGGATGCTCAGGTCAAAACCTGGTTCCAGAACCGCAGAACCAAGTGGag GCGGCAGACGGCGGAAGAGCGGGAGGCGGAGCGCCAGCAGGCCAATCGTCTGATCCTGCAGCTGCAGCAGTCCGCCCTGCACAAGTCCTTGGGCGAGTCGGCCGTGGCGGACCCGCTGTGCGCGCACAACTCCTCCCTCTACGCCCTGCAGAACCTGCAGCCCTGGGCCGAGGAAAGGGAGTAG